Proteins co-encoded in one Vicia villosa cultivar HV-30 ecotype Madison, WI unplaced genomic scaffold, Vvil1.0 ctg.001377F_1_1, whole genome shotgun sequence genomic window:
- the LOC131634911 gene encoding beta-amylase-like → MATFDKNLLLNYVPVYVMLPLGVVSVDNVLQDPAGIKAQLVQLRAAGVDGVMVDVWWGIIEKNAPKQYDWSAYRSLFQLVQETGLKLQAIMSFHQCGGNVGDVVTIPIPQWVLDIGESDPDIFYTNRSGTRDKEYLTNGVDNKPIFHGRTAIELYSDFMKSFRENMSDFLKSEVIIDIEVGLGPAGELRYPSYPQNQGWVFPGIGEFQCYDKYLKEDFKSAAASAGHSDWELPDDAGTYNDVPESTEFFKTNGTYLTEKGKFFLTWYSNRLLNHGDQILDEANKAFLGSKVKIAIKVSGIHWYYKAPNHAAELTAGYYNLDDRDGYRPIAKIVSRHHGILNFTCLEMRDTEQSSEAQSSPQKLVQQVLSGGWRENIEVAGENALSRYDATAYNQILLNARPQGVNKDGPPKHRMYGVTYLRLSEDLLQQTNFDIFKKFVLKMHADQDYREDPQDYNHGIPPLKRSKPNIPADALVEATKPTPPFPWNSETDLKVDG, encoded by the exons ATGGCCACTTTTGATAAAAACTTACTTCTAAATTATGTTCCAGTTTATGTAATGCTCCCT CTCGGAGTTGTTAGTGTTGATAATGTCTTGCAAGATCCAGCAGGTATTAAAGCACAGCTGGTGCAGCTACGAGCAGCAGGCGTCGATGGTGTTATGGTTGATGTCTGGTGGGGGATCATTGAAAAAAATGCACCTAAGCAGTATGATTGGAGTGCTTATAGAAGCTTGTTTCAGCTTGTTCAAGAAACTGGTTTGAAACTGCAAGCAATCATGTCATTCCACCAATGTGGAGGAAATGTAGGGGATGTTGTAACCATCCCAATTCCACAATGGGTGCTTGACATTGGAGAATCAGATCCTGATATTTTCTACACCAATCGTTCCGGTACTAGGGACAAGGAGTATCTGACTAATGGTGTAGATAACAAGCCTATCTTTCATGGAAGAACAGCCATTGAG TTATATAGTGATTTCATGAAGAGTTTCAGAGAAAACATGTCAGATTTTTTAAAATCAGAGGTTATTATAGACATCGAAGTTGGCCTTGGTCCAGCAGGAGAACTCAGATACCCGTCTTATCCACAAAATCAAGGATGGGTATTTCCTGGAATCGGAGAATTTCAG TGTTATGACAAATATTTGAAGGAAGATTTCAAATCAGCTGCAGCGAGTGCTGGCCATTCTGATTGGGAACTACCAGATGACGCTGGCACGTACAATGATGTACCAGAATCTACTGAATTCTTTAAAACAAATGGAACTTACCTCACCGAAAAAGGGAAATTCTTCTTAACTTGGTACTCTAACCGATTGCTGAACCATGGTGATCAAATCCTAGATGAAGCAAACAAAGCTTTCCTGGGCTCTAAAGTCAAAATAGCAATCAAA GTTTCTGGAATCCACTGGTATTACAAAGCCCCGAATCATGCTGCTGAACTCACTGCTGGATATTACAACCTTGATGATCGAGATGGATACCGTCCCATTGCTAAAATCGTGTCCCGTCATCATGGCATTTTGAACTTTACATGTCTTGAGATGAGGGACACGGAACAAAGCTCAGAAGCACAAAGTTCACCACAGAAACTTGTTCAGCAA GTATTGAGTGGAGGTTGGAGAGAAAACATTGAAGTTGCTGGAGAAAACGCACTTTCAAGATATGATGCCACAGCTTATAACCAAATCTTACTGAATGCAAGACCACAAGGTGTCAACAAAGACGGTCCTCCAAAACATCGGATGTATGGAGTGACATACCTTCGTCTATCGGAAGATTTATTGCAACAAACAAATTTTGACATATTCAAAAAATTTGTGTTAAAGATGCATGCAGATCAG GATTACCGTGAAGATCCTCAAGACTACAATCATGGCATACCACCATTAAAGCGATCAAAACCAAATATTCCTGCTGATGCTCTCGTTGAGGCAACTAAGCCAACACCGCCGTTCCCTTGGAATTCAGAAACAGACTTGAAAGTTGATGGTTAA